ACGGCCAGGTCGACGACGAGGCGGGCGGCCGGCTCGGCCTCGTCCTGGAGGAAGAGGTGGAAGTCGTCGAACTCGCGCAGCCGGGGCGGGCGGCCGGCGTTGATGCGGTGCGCGTTGACCACGACGCCGGACTCCTGCGCCTGCCGGAAGACCTGGGTCAGGCGGACCCGCGGGATCGGTTCGGCGGCCAGCAGGTCGCGCAGCACCTCGCCCGCGCCGACGCTCGGCAGCTGGTCCACGTCGCCGACCAGCAGCAGGTGGGTGCCCGGGCCGACCGCCTTGGCCAGCTTGTTGGCGAGCAGCACGTCCAGCATCGACGCCTCGTCCACCACGACGAGGTCGGCCGGCAGCGGCCGGTCCCGATCGAACGCCGCGTCCCCGCCCGGCTTGAGCTCGAGCAGCCGGTGCACCGTCGCCGCCTCGGCGCCGGTGAGCTCGGCCAGCCGCTTGGCCGCGCGGCCGGTCGGCGCGGCCAGCACCACCTTGGCGCCCTTGGCCCGGGCGAGCTCGACCACCGAGCGGACGGTGAAGGACTTGCCGCAGCCGGGGCCGCCGGTGAGCACCGCCACCCGGTGGGTGAGCGCGAGCCGCACGGCCTGCTCCTGCTCGGGCGCGAGCTCGTTCCCGGTGCGGCCACGCAGCCAGGCCAGGGCCTTGTCCCAGTCCACGCCCTGAAAGACGGCGAGCTTGTCGTCGGGGGCGCGGAGCAGATCCAGCAGCTGCCGGCTGAGCGCGGCTTCGGCGCGGTGGAAGGGCACCAGGTAGATCGCCTCGGTGGAGCTGAACTCGCCGGGCAGGATCTCGCGGACGGCGCCCTCGAGCCCGAGCAGCTCCTCCAGGCAGTCGGCGCACAGCCGCTCGTCCACCTGCAGGATCTTCACGGCCTGCTCGATCAGCTTCTCCTTGGGCAGGAAGCAGTTGCCGGCGTCGGTGGCCTGGGAGAGCGCGTACTGCAGGCCGGCTTTGACCCGCTCCGGGCTGTCGTGCGGGATGCCCACGGCCACCGCGATCGCGTCGGCGGTCTTGAAGCCGATGCCCCAGACGTCCGCGGCGAGCTTGTAAGGCTCCTGCTTCACTACGTCCACGGCCTCGTCGCCGTACTCCTTGTAGATCCGCACCGCGATCGAGGTGGACACGCCCACGGATTGCAGGAAGACCATCACCTCCTTGATCGCCTTCTGCTCCACCCACGCGGCCGCGATCAGCTTGGTGCGCTTGGGCCCGAGGGTCGGCACCTCGATCAGCCGCTCGGCGTCGGTCTCGATGATCTCCAGAGTCGTGACGCCGAAGTGGGCCACGATCTTCTCCGCCGTCTTCGGGCCGATGCCCTTGATCAGGCCCGAACCGAGGTAGCGCTCGATGCCCTGGACCGTGGCCGGCAGCACGGTGGTGTAGTTCTCGACGTGGAACTGGCGGCCGTACTGCGGGTGCGAGCCCCACCGCCCGCGCATCCGCAGCGACTCCCCCGGCTGCGCGCCGAGCAGCGCGCCGACCACGGTGAGCAGGTCCGCGCCGCGGCCGGTGTCGACCCGGGCGACAGTGTAGCCGTTGTCCTCGTTGCTGTAGGTGACGCGCTCGAGTACGCCTTCGAGCACAGACAGCCCGAAGCCGGGGACGAGTTCGTCCCCGGCTTCGGTGCTGTTCTTCGTGGCCACGCCCATAATCTAGCGTCCCGGGCCGACAAACCGTCGCTGCCGTGGGCGCTACTCGGAGATCGTCACCGTGGCCGTGCCGTCGGCGTTGAACACCACCGTTCCGTCGTCCTCCAGGTCGGTGGGCTGGTCGCTGAAGGTCTGGTCGTCGTCGAAGTAGTCGGTGTAGTCCCCGCTCTCCGACGCGACGGTCCCGTCCGCGGTCCAGTCGAAGCTGCCGTCCGACTCCGAGGAGCTCAGATCGACGTCCACGGTGCCGACGGTCGTGATGGTCCAGGTGACGTTGTTGCAGAGGTAGTAGTCGTAGTAGTTGTCGATGCCGCAGTCGCCCTCGCCGGTCTCGGCCTGGGTGGCGCAGTCGTCGAGCGCGTCGCTGTAGGCCTTCTGCACCGCGGCTTGGCCGGCGCTGCTGAGCGACGGGTCGGGCAGGGTGACGTTCTGCTCGTCCCCGTCGCCGTAGACGGCGTAGGTCTCGCCGTCCTCGGTGTGGTCCTGCGGCACGATCGTGGTGGACTCGGCGGCGAAGTCAGGGTTCTTCGGCTCGGCGATGACGTGCGCGCCGGGGAAGACCAGGACGCCGTCCTGGGCCGTGAACGACACGCCGTCCACGGTCGCCGTGCTCGACCAGCCGCCCTGCACGTCGACGTACAGGTACGGGTTCGGCAGCACCCACTTGCCCTGGGCGTTCTGGACGGCCAGGTACAGGTCGTCGAGCTGCTTGCCGTGCACCGTGTACTTGACGATCACGACCGTCAGGTTGCTGCCGGGGATCTTGGCGCTGGCGAACTGCTGCTGCTCCTCGGCCGTCGGCTTGCGGGTCGAGACCACGGAGAAGTTCGACGGCCGGTTCGACGCGTCGGCCAGGGTCGCGGCCGAGTCGATCACCTTGAGATCGGTGACCGTGTTGACGGCCAGCGCCTCGGCGTCCTTTGCGTCGCCCGCGGCGAGGTCGTTGAAGTAGGACGTGACCGCTCCGCCGGGTCCGTTCTCGGAACCGCCGGCGATGAAGTGGTAGGCGAGGAATCCGCCGCCCGCGAGCACCACCAGGACCAGTGGAACGACGATCTTGCGCTGCAACCTGTTGCGCAGTCCGGGCTGGCCGGGGACGCCCGGCTGCTGCGCCCACTGGCCGGTCGGCTGTCCGGGCGTGGCCCACTGAGCCGGGTACTGCTGTTGCGGATACGGCTGCGCGTACTGCTGCGGATACTGCTGGGCGTAGGACTGAGCCGGATCCGCCTGGCCCGGCGGCGGGAACTGCGGGGTCTGCGATGAGTCCGGCGGCAGCTCGTGCGTGCCCGAGCCCTCCTGCGGCAGCGGCACGGTCGGGCCCTGGCCGGACTGCCCGGTCTGGCCGAGCTGCTCGGTCTGCCCGGTCTGGCCGAGCTGCTCGGTCTGCCCGGAGTGGCCGAGCTGCTCAGTCTGCTCGGTCTGTCCCCACGGAGCCTGCTGCTGCATCTGCGCGTACTGCTGTTGCGGCGGCTGGGGCTGCTGCAGCTGCGGCTGAGCGAACTGCTGGGGGTATTGCTGCTGGTACTGCTGCTGCTGGGCCAGGTACTGCTGGTACTGCGCGTACTCCGGCGTCCCCTGCGGCGGAATGCCGGCCGGCGGACGCGGCGTCGCCGGCTGGAACCGGTGGCCGAGCGAGAGCGAGAGCGCGACGTATGCCAACAGGAACCACAGCGCGCTCAGTCCGAGGGCGCCGAGCAGGCTCGGGCCGAGCGAGACCGTGACGTTCATCCCGCCGAGTCCGCCGGCGTTGCCGCTGAAGTTCACCGAGAGCGCGCCGAGCAGGACGACGACCAGCGCGGCGACCAGACCCACGACGATCGAGCGCCAGGCGCCGTTCGGCGCGTACTCGTCCCGGTTCACCGCGAAGCGGCGAGTGGTGCGGGCGAGGACGGCGGGCGCGAGCGTACCCACGATGACGCCGCCGAGCAGCAGCCAGACGCCCCACGGGTGCACGCCCTGGAAGATGCCGAGCCCGGTCGAGCCGGACGTCGGAGAGCCGTCGAAGGTGTCGCCGGTGCTCTGGCCGAGCACGCTGGCGCCGACTCCGCCGCCGACGAACAGGGTCACGCCCATGCCGATAAAGCTGCCGTACACCGCCAGGTTCGGCAGCAGCACGAGCAGGCCGAGCAGCAAGGCGGTGCGGTACGGGCCGGTGGACGGGTCGGAGAAGGCCTCGATGGCCAGCCAGATCCACAGGCCGACCGCGATCAGCGTCCCCATGACGCTCATCTGCTGCCAGGCGGTGCGCACGGCCGGACGCCACAGGGTGATCGCGGCCTTGACGCGATCCGCGCGCGCGTCCGAGGTGGTCTCGGCGTGCAGCCACACGCCGAACCGGCCGAGCAGCCCGACCGCGAGGGTCAGCAGCAGCGGGCCGAGGAAGACGAAGCCGGGGCTGAGCCCGATCGAGCCGGACATTGCGCCGAAGCCGAGATCGGAGCGGATCGCGTTGCTTTCGAACGCATTGTCCACCTGGGAGGTGAGCGCCAGGATCATCAGGATCAGCGAGACGCCGAGTCCGGTCAGCGCGCTGCGCAGGAACAGCTGGGCGAGGTTCTGGCTGGGCAGTTGCCGCTCGCGACGACGCGCGAGCACGTAGATGAGGAAGAGCACGACGATCGTCAGCGCCCAGACGGTGATCCGCAGGGTGATGTTCAGCGAGGCGTCCAGGCCCAGGCCCTCGCTGTCGTCGGTGCTCAGGCTGCCGGAGCCGGTGATCGGCGCGCCGAGGCTGGCGCCGAGGAGCCAGGCGCTGAGCTTGTAGGCGTAGCTCGCGGGCACGTGCGCGTTGGCGATTCCGGCGTAGACGACCAGGAGCAGCGCGACCAGGACGCTGACGAACCCGACCGCGAGGGCGCGCACGGCGTCGTACGCCGAGGCCAGGAAGTCGAATCCGGTCAGCGGTGGCGGGCCTGAGCGCCGGGCGGGCGCCGGAGGCTGCGGCGGATACTGCTGGAACTGGGTCTGGTACGGCGATGCGCCCTGGTAGGGCGGCGGAGGGTACTGGCCCGGGATCCCCGCGGCCTGCTGCGGGTTCTGCGCCTGCTGCGGGAACTGCTGCCCTTGCTGCGGGAACTGGGCCTGCTGCGGGATCTGTCCCTGCTGCGGGTACTGGGCCGCGGCAGGGGGCTGGTTCGGGTACGCGCCGGACGCGTCCGGGCCACCGACCTGGGGTGCGTCGACTTGAGGCACACCGACCTGGGGCGCGGGCGCGGCCGCCTGCTGCGGCACCACTTGCGTCGCCGCTGCCTCGACCGGAACCGTCGTTTCGGCCTGCGGCCGCAGCTGCGGAACCACCATCGTCGGCTCGGCGGCCGGCTCGGCGTCGGTCGCGGGCTCCGGCTCAGCCACAGCCTCGCGGGTCGGCACGATCTCGGTGACCGCCGCCACCTCGGTGATCTCTTCGACCTCTACCTCCGCCACCTCGCCGGCCTCCGGCGCGTGCGCCGCCGGCTGTGCGTCTTCGACCTCCGGAACTTCGTCCGCTCCCGCCTGAGCGTCCGTCGGTTCCGGTGCGTACTGCGGATCGTCGTTCTCCGACAACGTTCCTCTCCCCTCCAGAAAATGACCCCACGGCTCCGCTGATCTCCGGACAGTCTCGCCCCACCTCTTCGGGACCGCCCCCCGGGGCCGCGCAGCGTGCGGCCTAGAGCCCGTCCGGGTACAACGTAGGTCCAATCAGGGCCGATGCGCGAAGACCCGGGCGGAAATGTTATCCATCTGTGCGTCCGCGCGCGCCGCTGAGAATGCGCGGGCGCGCGGCCGCGGCTGGGTAGGCTCAGATCATGCGTGCCGAGTTCGAACCGGTGGCCAGTGCGCCCCGGGATTTCTACCGACTGCTCACCGCGCTGGTCACCCCGCGCCCGATCGCCTGGGTCTCCAGCCGCTCTCCCGAAGGGGTCGACAACCTCGCTCCCCACTCGTTCTTCACCGTCGTCGCATCGGATCCGCCGATGGTCGCGTTCTCCTCGGTGGGCCGCAAGGACACACTGCGCAACGTGAAGGCCACCGGGGAGTTCGTGGTGAACCTGACCACCGCCGCGTTGACCGAGCAGGTGAACCTGACCGGGACCGACTTCCCGCCGGAGCTCAGCGAGTTCGACACGGTCGGGCTGGGGCGCGAGCCGAGCGTCCGGGTGGCGCCGCCGCGGGTCTCGGACGCGCCGGCCGCGCTCGAGTGCGTCGTGCACACGCTGGTGGAGCTCGGCGACTCGACGCTGGTGATCGGCCGGGTGCTGGTGGCCGCGGTGGCCGAGGAAGTGATGGTGGACGGGCATCCGGACATCAACCTGCTCCGGCCGATGGCCCGGCTGGGCAAGGACGAGTGGTCCGAGATCGGCGAGGTGCGCTCGCTCGCCCGGGTGCGCTACCGGGACTGGTCCGAGCAGGCGGGGCCGGGCCCGGAGGGTTCCACATCCCGGGAAGGCTCTTGACACGAGGTTGCCGTGAGGTGAACTCTGTAGGACGGTTCCGGTCAATGTCGACCGGAACCTCTGTGCTTCTCCGGGCCGTGCGCGCCGGAGATCCGGCTTCTCCCCGTGGCCCGTCGCGCTAGCGGCGGGTGCGGGCCCGCGTCACGACGGGTGCGGCCGTCGTGACGCGGGCCCGCTCGAACACCCCGCACCGGGTGGGAGAACCCTGGTGCGCTTCGCTCAGTTCGCTCAGGACCGAACAGGTCAGGGCACGAACCCCACGCGGCACATGTTCGTTCACGTGCGTTTCCGGGTGCCGATGATCGCGGCCGTTCCCGTGGCCGCCACCCCTGATCTTCTCCTCTGACTCCCCATCAGTGAACACACGCCCTCCGATACCAGAGTGGTTAAGGACGCTTGACAAGGATGTCAGGGCACGATTTGCTCAGTGCAGCATTGTTGGTTCACGTTGAAAATCTGCTGCAAAGCGTTCGGACTTGTCGGGCAGGTCCTGTGCAGCCCGCGGTCCGGTCCTGTGCGCCCACCGCACAGGTCTCCATCCGCAATGACGCACCTTGGAGGCAGTCGTCGTGACCTCGCACCAATCCTTCAACCCGGCCTCGGACCCTACCCACACCCCGTCCGCGGCCGCGTTCTCCTCACCCGTGCTCGCCCGCCGCGGCCTGCTCAAGGGCCTGCTCGCCACCGCCGGCGTGGCCGCGGTGCCCGGGCTGGCCGGCTGCTCCTCCTCGTCCTCGTCGGGCGGGGGCGGAGCATCGAGCAGCACCGTCTCGTTCGGCTCGAACGCGGCGGTACCCGAGCCGAAGGGCGCCTACCAGACCCTGTTCGCGGCCGCGAAGAAAGCGACCGGGCTCACCGTCGATGTGAACTGGGTCGACCACAACACCTTCCAGCAGAACATCACCACCTATCTGCAGGGCAATCCGCAGGACGTGTTCAACTGGTTCGCCGGGGAACGCTGCCAGTACTTCGCCGCGCAGGGCCTGACCGGCAACGTCGACGACGTCTGGAACGCCATCGGCTCCTCCTACAGCGACGCGATGAAGGCCCAGAGTAAGGGGGCTGACGGGCACTACTACTTCGTGCCCTTCGACTACTACCCGTGGGCCGTGTTCTACAGCAAGAGCGTGTTCGCGGCCAAGGGCTACACCGCCCCGACCACCTGGGACGACTTCATAGCGCTGGCCAAGAAGATGAAGACGGACGGGCTGATCCCGATCGCCTTCACCGACAAGGACGGCTGGCCGGCCATGGGCACGTTCGACTATCTCAATATGCGTATCAACGGCTACCAGTTCCACATCAACCTGATGCGCACCGGCCAGGGCTGGAACAGCCCGCAGGTCTCTGCGGTCTTCGACCAGTGGCGCCAGCTGATCCCGTACTACTCCCCCGGCTTCCTCGGCCTGACCTGGCAGGAGGGCGCGAACCAGATCCTGAACAAGCAGGCCGGGATGATGGTGCTCGGGCTCGACCAGATCGGCACGATCTTCACCGGACCCAACGCCGACGACCTCGGCTTCTTCGCGTTCCCGGAGATCAACCCGACCTACGGCCAGGACTCGGTCGAGGCGCCGATCGACGGGTTCATGATCTCCCGTTCGCCGAAGAACCGGGCCGGCGCGGCCAAGCTGCTCGAGTACCTCGGCACGGCCGCCGCGCAGCAGACCTGGCTCGGCTCGAACCCGGCGGACATCGCCACCGCGAACGGGGTGGACACCAGCAAGTACACCAAGCCGCAGACGGCCGCCATCTCGCTGATCGGCAGCGCCAAGAACCTCTCCCAGTTCATGGACCGCGACACCCTGCCGAGCTTCGCCGACCCGGTCATGCTCCCGGCCATCCAGAAGTTCCTGAGCAGCCCGAACGATGTCTCCTCGCTGCTGTCGAGCATCGACGGCCAGGCCAAGACGATCTTCGCCACCAGCTGAGCCGGACAGCGCCCCGCGATACCCCGGGGGCCGGCCCCCGGGGTATCAGACCCCTGTCCACACTCCGCTTCAGGCGGCCGCGAGAGGGAACCACCGACCTGATGACGTCTACTTCCATACCAACCGCCGCGTCCGCGCCCGCGCGCGGACGCCGCCGTCGCCTGCGGCAGTACTCCGGCCGCGACCGGGCCGCGCTGACGCTGATGGCCGGCGTGCCGCTGCTGCTGTCCGTCTGCCTGGTCTGGCTGCCCGCGCTGGCCACCGTCGCGCTCTCCTTCTTCAACTGGACCGGCATCGGCGGCTTCGCCCAGATGAAGCCGGCCGGCCTGGAGAACTACCGGATCGCCTTCACGATCTACCCCGAGTTCCCGCCCGCGATCGAGCACAACCTGCTCTGGCTCGGCGTCTTCTTCCTCGTGCCCGCGCCGTTCGGGCTGTTCCTGGCGCTGCAGCTGCACAAGGGGCTGGCGCTCTCCCGGATCTACCAGTCGATCCTGTTCCTGCCGGTGGTGCTCTCCCTCGCCCTGGTCGGGTTCATGACCGAGCTCGTCTTCTCCCCCACCGAGGGCCTGGTCAACAACCTGACCGGGCACGCCGGGCAGAACAACCTGATCGACTGGCTCGGCAATCCCCGGCTCAACATCTGGGCCGTGCTGATCATGGCCTGCTGGCGGCAGACCGGCTACGTCATGATCCTGTTCCTGGCCGGGCTCAAGGCCGTGGACCCCTCGCTGCAGGAGGCCGCGTCACTGGACGGGGCCAACGAGTGGCAGGCGTTCCGGCACGTGGTGTGGCCCGCCCTGCGGCCGATCAACGTGGTGGTCGTGGTGATCACGGTGATCGAGTCGCTGCGCGCCTTCGACATCGTCTACATCATCAATCAGGGCACGAACGGCCTGGAGCTGCTCTCCACCCTGATCACCACCAACCTGATCGGCGAGACCAGCCGGATCGGCTTCGCCTCGGCGCTCGCGACCATCCTGCTGGTGATCTCGCTGGCCTTCGTGCTGCCGTACGTCTACAGCACCTTCCGGAAGGACACCCGGCCATGAGCGCGACGACGGCCACGACGCCCGCGACGGCGAGGCCCGCCGCGACGCCCGCGAAGACGCGGCGCACCCGGCCCGCCCGGATGTTCCTGCACTGCTTCCTGATCGGCACCTGCCTGGTGTGGATCGCGCCGGTCCTCTACGCGCTCTACACGTCGCTGCGCCCTTATGCGGACACGGCGAAGCACGGCTACGTCTCGGTCGGCGGGAGCTACGGCTTCGCCAACTTCTCCACCGCCTGGAACGCGGCGGATCTGCCGCTGTACTTCAAGAACTCGGCCATCATCACCCTGCCCGCGCTGGTGATCACGCTCTGGCTGGCCAGCATGGTGGCGTATGTGGTGGCCCGGCACAGCTTCCGGATCAACCTGATCCTGCTGCTGATCTTCACCGCGGGCAACCTGCTGCCGCAGCAGGCGATCATCACGCCTCTGTACAAGCTCTACATCACCGTGCCGTTGCCGTCCTGGCTCTCGGATTCCGGGCACCTGGACGACTCGTTCCTCGGCCTGATCCTGATCCACGTGGCGTTCCAGACCGGCTTCTGCGTGTTCGTGCTCTCCAACTTCATGCGCACCATCCCGCACGAGCTGAGCGAGGCGGCCCGGGTGGACGGGGCCTCGGAGTGGCGCCAGTACCGGCAGATCGTGCTGCCGCTGTGCCGGCCGGCCCTGGCCGCGCTGGCCACGCTCGAGTTCACCTGGATCTACAACGACTTCTTCTGGGCCACCGTGCTCATGCAGACCGGCGCGAACCGGCCGATCACGGCGGCGCTGAACAACCTCACCGGGCAGTTCTTCACCGACAACAACCTGATCTCGGCCGCGTCGATGATCGTCGCGGTACCCACGCTGGTGGTCTTCTTCGTGCTGCAGCGGCAGTTCGTCTCGGGCCTGACCCTGGGCGCCAGCAAGGGCTGAACCGGCGCAGGGTCCTGATCGGCAGGACTCTGCCGATCAGAGTCCTGCCGATCACGGCCCCGAGAGCTCAGAGCTCTGCCAGCATCAGGTCGCCGACGAACTCGGCGGCGGTCTCGCGGGCGTCGGCGGACAGGCCGCCGTCGGTGATCCACAGGTCGACGTCGCTCAGCCGGGCGAAGCCGGCCAGGCCGGTCAGCCCCCACTTGGTGTGGTCGGCCACGGCGATGACGCGGCGGGCGGAGGCCACCAGCGCGCGGTTGGTCTCGGCCTCGGCCAGGTTCGGCGTGGACAGGCCGGCCTCGGGCGAGATGCCGTGGCTGCCGAGGAAGACCGCGTCGAAGTGCAGGCTGCGGATCGCCGCGTCCGCCACCGGGCCGACCAGCGCGTCGGACGGGGTGCGCACGCCGCCGGTGAGCACCACCGTGGGGCCGCCGCCGGCCGGGTGCGCGGCGGCGTAGAAGCGCTCGGCGATGCGGATCGAGTTGGTCACCACCGTCAGCCCGGGCACCGTGGTCAGCCGCCCGGCCAGCGCGTAGGTGGTGGTGCCGGCGGACAGCGCGATCGCGCTGCCGGGCACGACCAGGTTCGCCGCGGCCTGGGCGATGGCCTCCTTGAGCGCCGTGTCCCGGTCGGCCTTGGCCTCGAAGCCGGGCTCGTACGCGCTGGACTCGCCCACCGCGACGGCCCCGCCGTGCACCTTCTCCAGCGCTCCGGCCCGGGCCAGGGCGTCGAGGTCGCGCCGGATCGTCATGTCCGAGACCCGGAACCGGTCGACCAGTTCGGTCACTCGGACCCCGCCGCGCTCGCGCACCTCTCGCACGATGGCGGCGCGGCGCTGTCCGGCCAGCAGTCCGCGTTCGCTGTCTGTCTGCGTCACGGCCCTATGCTACCTCTTGTGCGTTTACGTTTGACTCCGTTTAAATACGAGGTATGGAGGGAGCGGTAGTGAAGAAGACCGTGACAACCCTGGCCGACGGCCGGGAGCTGATCTACTACGACGCCGGCGACGGGGAGGCCCGCGCGGGGTACACCGACCGGCGCCCGCTCGAGCCCGCCCACCGCAACGCCGAGACCCGGTTCGACGAGGTGCAGGGCGAGTGGGTGGCCATCGCCGCGCACCGGCAGGACCGCACCTACAAGCCGCCGGCCGACCAGTGCCCGCTGGACCCGTCCACCGAGGACCGGCTGACCGAGATCCCGGCGCCGACCTACGAGGTGGCCGTCTTCGAGAACCGCTTCCCCTCGCTCGGCGGCCCGGACGGCGGACGCTGCGAGGTGGTGTGCTTCACTCCCGAGCACGACAAGTCCTTCGCCGACCTGACCGAGGCGCAGGCGGCCCTGGTGCTCGAGGCGTGGACCGACCGCACCGCCGAACTGCTCGCCCGCCCGGACATCAAGCAGGTGTACTGCTTCGAGAACCGGGGCGAGGAGATCGGGGTCACCCTGGCCCACCCGCACGGGCAGATCTACGCGTTCCCCTATGTCGCGCCGAAGATGGACCGGGCCGTGGCCAGCGCCGAGGCCTACCTGGCCCGCACCGGCCGCAACCTGTTCGACGACCTGGTCGAGCGGGAGTCGGCGGACGAGCGGGTGGTCGAGGAGAACGAGCACTGGATCGCCTTCGTGCCGTTCGCCGCGCGCTGGCCGTACGAGGCGCACCTGTACCCGAAGCGCCGGGTGGCCGACTTCACCGAGCTCGACGACGCGCAGCGGGCCGCCTTCGCCCCGATCTACCTCAGCCTGCTGCGCCGCTTCGACGGGCTGTTCCCGGCCGCCGACGGCACCCCAGGGCGCACCCCCTACATCTCCGCGTGGCACCAGGCGCCGAAGCGGCCCGCGGGCACCGCCGCGCAAGTCGCGCTGCACGCCGAGATCTTCACCGTGCGCCGGGCCGCGGGCAAGCTGAAGTACCTGGCCGGATCCGAATCCGGGATGGGCGCGTTCGCCAGCGACACCACGCCGGAATCAGCGGCGATTGCGCTGCGTGGGGCGGGACGGTGAATACTGTGGCCGAACCCGGTGCAAGTGAAGGAGTGAACGAGACGATGTCCATTGCCGCGCAGACGTCCGCAGATGCGGCCAGGAAGATATTCGAGTCCGTGTACGGCGGTGCGCCCACCGGGATCTGGGCCGCGCCCGGCCGGGTGAACGTGATCGGCGAGCACACGGACTACAACGAGGGCTTCGTGCTGCCCATGGGCATCGACCGCTACACCGCGGTGGCCGCCGCCCCGCGGCTGGACGGGGTGCTACGCCTGATCTCCAGCGGCGGGTCCACCGGCGTGGTGGAGATCCCGCTGGCCGCGATCGAGCCGGGCGCGCAGCAGGACTGGACCGCCTACCCGGCCGGAGTCGCCTGGGCGCTGAGCGGCGCGGGCGCGCTGGCGCCCGGGTTCACCGGCGCCGACCTGGCCTACTCCTCGAGCGTGCCGGTGGGCTCCGGGCTCTCCTCCTCGGCCGCGCTCGAGTGCGCCACCGGGCTGGCGCTGACCGGCCTGGCCGGCCAGCCGATCTCGCCGGCCGAGCTGGCCCGGCTGACCCAGCTGGCCGAGAACCGGTACGCGGGCGTGCCCTGCGGGCCGCTGGACCAGCTCTCCTCCGCGTTCGCCGCGGCCGACGCGGTGCTGCACATCGACACCCGCAGCTTCGACATCGCCATCCACCCGTTCGCGCTGGCCGAGTCCGGCCTGGCGCTGCTGGTGATGAACACCAAGGTGCAGCACTCCCACGGCGAGAGCGGCTACGCCGAGCGCCGAGCGACCTGCGAGGCCGCCGCGCGGACGATGGAAGTCAGCGCCCTGCGCGACCTGACCTCCGCCGATCTCGAGCGGGCCGCGGCCAAGCTCGACGAAGTGAGCCTGCGCCGGGTGCGGCACGTGGTCACCGAGAACGAGCGGGTGAGCCGGTTCGTCAGCCTGCTGCAGCTCGGCCCGCTGGAGGGCCCGCGGCTCAACTCGGCGGGCGAGCTGCTGACCTCCTCGCACACCTCGCTGCGGGACGACTACGAGGTCTCCTGCGAGGAGCTCGACGTGGTCGTGGACGCGGCTCTGCGCGGCGGTGCGCACGGCGCGCGGATGACCGGCGGCGGCTTCGGCGGCTGCGCGATCGCGCTGGTGTCCGCGGACCGGCTGGACCGGGTGGCCGAGACCGTCTCCGACGCGCTGCCGGGCGCAGAGCTGTTCACGGTTGCCGCCGATCGCGGGGCGTTCCAGGTTTACTAGTCGCATGGCTGATACACGCAAGGCGCCGTTCCCGTTCAATCCGTACGATCATCTGCCCGAGGTACCGACCTTCTCGCTCACGAGCACGGATGTGACGGACGGTCAGACACTCCCGGTGCGCCACGCCTCCAAGGTGCTCGGCATCCCCGGCGGCGAGGACCTCTCGCCGCAGCTGTCCTGGTCCGGGTTCCCGGCCGGGACCAAGTCCTTCGCGGTCACGTGCTACGACCCGGACGCGCCGACCGCGGCCGGGTACTGGCACTGGGCGGTGGCGGACGTCCCGGTCGAGGTGACGCAGCTGCCGACCGGCGCCGGCGCCGCCGGCTCGTCGGACCTGCCGAAGTCCGCGGTCATGCTGACGAACAGCGCCGGGTTCACCGGATACGTCGGCGCGGGCCCGCCGCCCG
This genomic window from Actinospica robiniae DSM 44927 contains:
- a CDS encoding DeoR/GlpR family DNA-binding transcription regulator, which translates into the protein MTQTDSERGLLAGQRRAAIVREVRERGGVRVTELVDRFRVSDMTIRRDLDALARAGALEKVHGGAVAVGESSAYEPGFEAKADRDTALKEAIAQAAANLVVPGSAIALSAGTTTYALAGRLTTVPGLTVVTNSIRIAERFYAAAHPAGGGPTVVLTGGVRTPSDALVGPVADAAIRSLHFDAVFLGSHGISPEAGLSTPNLAEAETNRALVASARRVIAVADHTKWGLTGLAGFARLSDVDLWITDGGLSADARETAAEFVGDLMLAEL
- the galT gene encoding galactose-1-phosphate uridylyltransferase, with product MKKTVTTLADGRELIYYDAGDGEARAGYTDRRPLEPAHRNAETRFDEVQGEWVAIAAHRQDRTYKPPADQCPLDPSTEDRLTEIPAPTYEVAVFENRFPSLGGPDGGRCEVVCFTPEHDKSFADLTEAQAALVLEAWTDRTAELLARPDIKQVYCFENRGEEIGVTLAHPHGQIYAFPYVAPKMDRAVASAEAYLARTGRNLFDDLVERESADERVVEENEHWIAFVPFAARWPYEAHLYPKRRVADFTELDDAQRAAFAPIYLSLLRRFDGLFPAADGTPGRTPYISAWHQAPKRPAGTAAQVALHAEIFTVRRAAGKLKYLAGSESGMGAFASDTTPESAAIALRGAGR
- the galK gene encoding galactokinase, producing MSIAAQTSADAARKIFESVYGGAPTGIWAAPGRVNVIGEHTDYNEGFVLPMGIDRYTAVAAAPRLDGVLRLISSGGSTGVVEIPLAAIEPGAQQDWTAYPAGVAWALSGAGALAPGFTGADLAYSSSVPVGSGLSSSAALECATGLALTGLAGQPISPAELARLTQLAENRYAGVPCGPLDQLSSAFAAADAVLHIDTRSFDIAIHPFALAESGLALLVMNTKVQHSHGESGYAERRATCEAAARTMEVSALRDLTSADLERAAAKLDEVSLRRVRHVVTENERVSRFVSLLQLGPLEGPRLNSAGELLTSSHTSLRDDYEVSCEELDVVVDAALRGGAHGARMTGGGFGGCAIALVSADRLDRVAETVSDALPGAELFTVAADRGAFQVY
- a CDS encoding YbhB/YbcL family Raf kinase inhibitor-like protein, with the translated sequence MADTRKAPFPFNPYDHLPEVPTFSLTSTDVTDGQTLPVRHASKVLGIPGGEDLSPQLSWSGFPAGTKSFAVTCYDPDAPTAAGYWHWAVADVPVEVTQLPTGAGAAGSSDLPKSAVMLTNSAGFTGYVGAGPPPGHGAHRYFFVVHAVDVESLGLGGDTDPIVLGFNLFMHSIGRAYLVPRFEVAG